A genomic stretch from Hydrogenimonas urashimensis includes:
- the flgG gene encoding flagellar basal-body rod protein FlgG, whose product MIRALYTAATGMVAQQLQIDTTSNNIANVNTIGYKKQRAEFADLMYQTAEYAGTSTSETTKSPTGISVGLGVRPTAIVKQFSQGNFKETGNNLDLAITGNGFFKIIMPDGTEVYTRNGAFKLDETGTIVNSDGYTLSPEIVIPEDAVAISIGTDGTVSVLQAGQQEATDIGQIQLTNFINPAGLHSLGDNLYINTSASGDPIESVPGIDGLGQIRQGFVEMSNVQLVEEMTDLITGQRAYEANSKAITTSDEMLQIVNNLKR is encoded by the coding sequence ATGATACGAGCACTCTACACAGCGGCTACCGGCATGGTGGCTCAGCAGCTTCAGATCGACACCACTTCGAACAATATTGCCAACGTCAATACGATAGGCTACAAGAAACAGCGGGCGGAATTTGCTGATTTGATGTATCAGACGGCGGAGTATGCGGGCACATCCACCAGCGAGACGACCAAATCCCCCACCGGCATTTCGGTCGGGCTGGGGGTGCGGCCTACCGCGATCGTCAAACAGTTTTCGCAGGGCAACTTCAAAGAGACGGGCAACAATCTCGATCTCGCCATCACCGGCAACGGTTTTTTCAAAATCATCATGCCCGACGGAACGGAGGTCTATACCCGCAACGGCGCCTTCAAACTGGACGAAACGGGAACCATCGTCAATTCGGACGGTTATACGCTCTCCCCGGAAATCGTCATCCCCGAAGATGCCGTCGCGATCTCCATCGGCACGGACGGTACCGTCTCCGTACTGCAGGCGGGACAGCAGGAGGCGACCGATATCGGCCAGATCCAGCTGACCAATTTCATCAATCCGGCAGGGCTTCACTCCCTGGGCGACAATCTCTACATCAATACGTCCGCCTCGGGGGATCCGATCGAGAGCGTTCCGGGGATCGACGGTCTGGGACAGATACGGCAGGGTTTTGTTGAGATGAGCAATGTCCAGCTTGTTGAGGAGATGACCGATCTGATTACCGGCCAGCGGGCCTACGAAGCCAATTCCAAGGCGATTACCACCAGTGACGAAATGCTGCAGATCGTGAACAATCTCAAACGATAG
- the purU gene encoding formyltetrahydrofolate deformylase: MNRDYRVLIDCRDEKGLVYKISKVFYDFGLNVEKNREYVDAQNGKFFMRSEVSGKFDPMALEAELKVVLPERATIRLVEPRPKRIVLMATKESHCLGDILIRHEARELEAEIVGVISNYDTLRSLVEKFDIPYIHVSHEGLQRAEHEERVLKELEKFGPLDYIVLAKYMRILTPEFVAHFDERIINIHHSFLPAFIGANPYKQAYDRGVKIIGATAHFVNNNLDEGPIIAQDIIPINHTMDWRQMRNAGRDVEKIVLAKALRLALEDKIFVYANKTVIFD; this comes from the coding sequence ATGAATCGCGACTATCGTGTCCTCATCGACTGCAGAGACGAGAAGGGTCTCGTCTATAAAATTTCCAAAGTTTTTTACGATTTCGGGCTCAACGTGGAAAAAAACCGTGAGTATGTGGACGCCCAGAACGGCAAATTTTTCATGCGTAGCGAAGTGAGCGGAAAGTTCGACCCGATGGCGCTTGAGGCCGAACTGAAAGTCGTGCTTCCCGAACGGGCGACGATCCGGCTTGTGGAACCCCGTCCCAAACGTATCGTGCTTATGGCGACAAAAGAGAGCCATTGCCTCGGAGACATTCTCATTCGCCACGAAGCCCGGGAACTCGAGGCGGAGATCGTCGGCGTCATCTCCAACTACGATACCCTCCGCTCTCTCGTTGAAAAGTTCGATATCCCTTACATCCATGTAAGTCACGAAGGGCTTCAGCGGGCAGAACACGAAGAGAGAGTCCTGAAGGAGCTTGAGAAATTCGGCCCCCTCGACTATATTGTGCTGGCAAAATACATGCGCATCCTAACGCCCGAGTTCGTTGCCCATTTCGATGAGCGGATCATCAACATCCACCACTCCTTTCTTCCCGCCTTCATCGGCGCCAATCCCTACAAGCAGGCGTACGACCGGGGTGTCAAGATCATCGGGGCGACGGCACACTTTGTCAACAACAATCTCGACGAGGGACCGATCATCGCCCAGGACATCATTCCGATCAACCATACGATGGATTGGCGGCAGATGCGAAATGCCGGACGGGATGTGGAAAAAATCGTCCTGGCGAAGGCGCTCAGGCTGGCACTGGAGGACAAAATTTTCGTCTATGCCAACAAAACGGTCATTTTTGACTAG
- a CDS encoding CiaD-like domain-containing protein, giving the protein MELKDVILSTIAELGEDAGKGLADAKISSESLKKVHDEIAKRAPASKDAPEIGGQATTDESFLAEERAFLERIRERILVLFEGFQSPNNRRVEAKVDLTLNFLEYLLATLDERIETLKKP; this is encoded by the coding sequence ATGGAACTCAAAGATGTGATACTTTCCACGATCGCAGAACTCGGGGAGGATGCGGGCAAGGGGCTTGCCGATGCGAAAATCTCATCCGAAAGCCTGAAAAAGGTGCACGACGAGATCGCGAAGCGGGCCCCGGCGTCAAAAGATGCTCCCGAGATCGGGGGACAAGCGACGACGGACGAGAGTTTTCTCGCAGAGGAACGCGCATTTCTCGAGCGAATACGGGAGCGCATCCTTGTTCTTTTTGAAGGATTTCAGTCTCCCAACAACAGGCGTGTGGAGGCAAAGGTCGATTTGACGCTGAATTTTCTCGAATATCTGCTGGCGACTCTCGACGAGCGGATCGAAACCCTCAAAAAGCCGTGA
- the leuB gene encoding 3-isopropylmalate dehydrogenase yields the protein MRSYKIALIKGDGIGPEIVEEAVKVLDAVSYSEGIEFKYEEYLLGGAAIDATGDPAPKETLEGVKQADAVLFGAIGGEKWDSLPREKRPETGLLKLRKELEVFANLRPVTVYDELINASTLKPSVIQGVDLMVVRELIGGIYFGEPRGNDGKKAFNTMVYSKEEIVRIAKKAFDIAMKRSKRVCSVDKANVLDVSQLWRETVEEVAKEYPEVTLTHMYVDNAAMQLVRDPKQFDVILTGNIFGDILSDEASMLSGSIGLLPSASIGEKYGLYEPIHGSAPDIAGQGIANPIATIASAAMMLRYALNEEKAAERIEKAIKQTLHEGYRTQDLSAFDAKEVCSTSEIGSIIANYASK from the coding sequence ATGCGAAGCTATAAGATAGCACTTATCAAAGGGGACGGTATCGGTCCGGAAATCGTCGAAGAGGCGGTCAAGGTTCTCGACGCCGTCAGCTATTCCGAAGGAATCGAATTCAAATATGAAGAGTATCTGCTTGGAGGTGCAGCGATCGATGCGACAGGCGATCCGGCGCCCAAGGAGACACTCGAAGGGGTCAAACAGGCCGACGCCGTGCTTTTCGGGGCGATCGGTGGTGAAAAATGGGACAGCCTCCCCAGGGAAAAACGCCCCGAGACGGGACTTTTGAAACTGCGGAAAGAGCTGGAGGTTTTCGCCAATCTGCGGCCCGTGACGGTCTACGACGAACTCATCAACGCATCGACCCTGAAGCCCTCGGTCATCCAGGGGGTCGACCTGATGGTCGTGCGTGAACTTATCGGCGGTATCTATTTCGGCGAGCCCCGCGGCAACGACGGGAAAAAGGCATTCAATACGATGGTCTACAGCAAAGAGGAGATCGTGCGTATCGCGAAAAAAGCGTTCGATATCGCAATGAAGCGAAGCAAGCGGGTATGTTCGGTCGACAAGGCCAACGTCCTAGATGTGAGCCAGTTGTGGCGGGAGACGGTCGAGGAGGTGGCGAAGGAGTATCCGGAAGTGACACTGACTCATATGTATGTCGACAATGCGGCGATGCAGCTCGTGCGTGATCCGAAGCAGTTCGATGTCATTTTAACCGGCAACATCTTCGGCGACATACTCAGCGACGAGGCGAGTATGCTAAGCGGCTCCATAGGGCTGCTTCCTTCGGCTTCGATCGGAGAAAAATACGGGCTGTACGAACCGATCCACGGGAGCGCTCCCGATATCGCCGGACAGGGAATCGCCAATCCGATCGCCACAATCGCCAGCGCCGCGATGATGCTGCGATACGCACTCAATGAAGAGAAAGCGGCAGAACGTATCGAAAAAGCGATCAAACAGACGCTGCATGAGGGATACAGGACACAGGATCTGAGCGCCTTCGATGCGAAAGAGGTCTGCTCGACCAGCGAGATCGGTTCGATCATCGCGAACTACGCCAGCAAATGA
- a CDS encoding CCA tRNA nucleotidyltransferase encodes MIPPNLPEPLASELKEVLDFFSIHYPNVRLYLVGGAVRDMVMGREICDLDIECFGIDPETFDSALQRLGAKGVGKSFFVYKYGHIDIALPRIERKVGEGHRGFAVSLAKDTKEASRRRDFTMNALMLDLRTGEIVDHWGGLEDIRKKVIRVVDPEKFVEDSLRVLRAMQFSARLKFRIEKKSRDLMRSMPLDDLTPERIFWEFEKMFKAPWLHYGLFAMLDLLVAEKILGLGCDRKGFIQMARHMQKARSLGDEAMRPYYFIFILSTDLHRSAVALCEKIHTPNVYKKILSFQKRVPHHITDRFLGALSLRFPIRQWLGIYADRVTERSKKLGIYEKQFDPGIRPAQLLEEGYSGRALGKELRRRILAAVRAAFGVDG; translated from the coding sequence GTGATACCTCCGAACCTTCCCGAACCGCTCGCTTCGGAGCTAAAAGAGGTTCTTGACTTCTTCTCCATCCATTATCCCAATGTCAGACTCTATCTCGTGGGCGGCGCCGTACGGGATATGGTGATGGGCCGCGAGATCTGCGATCTGGACATCGAATGCTTCGGCATTGATCCCGAAACGTTCGACAGCGCTCTGCAGCGACTTGGGGCAAAGGGGGTCGGAAAGAGCTTTTTCGTCTACAAGTACGGTCATATCGATATTGCACTCCCGCGTATCGAACGCAAGGTGGGTGAAGGGCACAGGGGTTTTGCCGTCTCTCTTGCCAAGGATACGAAGGAGGCGAGCCGTCGTCGCGACTTTACGATGAATGCGCTGATGCTCGATCTTCGCACAGGCGAAATCGTCGATCATTGGGGCGGACTGGAAGATATCCGCAAAAAAGTGATACGTGTCGTCGACCCGGAAAAATTCGTCGAAGATTCTCTGAGGGTTCTGCGTGCCATGCAGTTTTCGGCCCGTCTGAAATTCAGGATAGAAAAGAAGAGCCGGGATCTGATGCGGTCGATGCCGCTGGACGATTTGACCCCTGAACGGATTTTCTGGGAATTCGAAAAGATGTTCAAAGCCCCATGGCTCCATTATGGCCTGTTCGCGATGCTGGATCTTCTCGTCGCCGAAAAAATTCTCGGACTAGGATGCGACCGCAAAGGTTTTATCCAAATGGCGCGCCACATGCAAAAAGCTCGCTCGCTTGGGGACGAAGCGATGCGGCCCTACTATTTTATTTTCATACTCTCCACCGATCTTCACCGATCGGCTGTCGCCTTGTGCGAAAAGATTCACACACCCAATGTCTACAAAAAAATCCTCTCCTTTCAAAAAAGGGTGCCTCACCATATTACCGACCGTTTTCTGGGGGCCCTTTCGCTCCGTTTTCCGATCCGGCAGTGGCTGGGCATCTATGCGGACCGTGTGACGGAGCGCTCGAAAAAACTCGGCATCTACGAGAAGCAGTTCGATCCGGGCATCCGGCCGGCACAGCTTCTGGAAGAGGGATACAGCGGCAGAGCGCTCGGAAAAGAGCTCAGACGCCGTATTCTAGCAGCCGTACGGGCCGCTTTCGGAGTGGATGGATGA
- a CDS encoding mechanosensitive ion channel family protein — MKRAGLFLLLALSLFAAKGFWQTLIEVEKTFYATEPSIALPLSTKPSQSPETNVTQPKSPAGMQSAQAVPAKKAPVQSGKKPSPDLSHLADEKIAKFNLLLTIMKERPYEVDNPHNDFYNPATSEQQRSKLRTRIAVNRQYGYDLAVIRDEIGLVELQIRRNIYNFFVTLAENWTDMSQKEMLDFFKQYAKTLQSVDTARFTKAFIAAKKADDPISGKIVENYKKLRMHYLFFSEFLEYLSTNPSMLRYRSIMSLFRLDEIIDRINTIEAFAKANTHLRHIHTDMGRLLIFIFIMILAWGSSYLFYYKLYAFLKREIQKEYHETDELLLSNLEGMRRPFFILVLAFGFRLGLEVLFHPAPIPEKLAIFFYAILLGTIAYIIIIIIDSLFFDYMVKKGELRNKELRQELINLILSIIKALIVIIAVSMLLVRMGVNITGLVASLGIGGLAVALAAQNTLSNFFGLLKIIFDNSFSQGDWIETSDVEGTVVEIGFISTMIRTFDNAMITVPNAVLANSPLKNWSKRSVGRRIKMHVGVTYGADRQRLMAAIKEIETMLREHPGIASPQKVDRQMISRRSKRSRKLLSMEDKYGIKTTLLVYLDEFDDYSINILIYCFSKSVVWQEWLEVKQDVLLKIWEILDRHGLDFAFPSESVYFDPENIGESFKKAAENTKLLSAGK, encoded by the coding sequence ATGAAAAGGGCTGGCCTGTTTCTTCTTCTTGCGCTTTCACTCTTTGCCGCCAAAGGCTTCTGGCAGACACTGATAGAGGTGGAGAAAACATTTTATGCCACGGAGCCATCCATCGCGCTTCCTCTTTCCACAAAACCTTCACAGAGTCCCGAAACCAATGTCACGCAGCCTAAAAGCCCTGCCGGTATGCAAAGCGCTCAGGCCGTGCCGGCCAAGAAAGCGCCTGTTCAGAGCGGGAAGAAACCCTCTCCGGACCTCTCCCATCTGGCCGATGAGAAGATTGCCAAATTCAATCTTCTGCTAACAATCATGAAAGAGCGTCCCTACGAGGTGGACAACCCTCACAACGATTTCTACAATCCGGCTACCTCCGAACAGCAGCGGTCCAAGCTCCGCACGCGCATCGCCGTCAACCGCCAATACGGCTATGACCTGGCAGTCATTCGTGACGAAATCGGTCTCGTGGAACTTCAGATACGCCGCAATATCTACAATTTTTTTGTCACACTGGCCGAGAACTGGACCGATATGTCACAAAAGGAGATGCTGGATTTTTTCAAACAATATGCCAAAACGCTCCAGTCGGTCGATACCGCCCGATTCACCAAAGCCTTCATCGCGGCCAAAAAGGCGGACGATCCCATCTCCGGGAAGATCGTCGAAAATTACAAAAAACTGCGGATGCACTATCTCTTTTTCAGTGAATTTCTGGAGTATCTCTCCACCAATCCGTCGATGCTTCGCTATCGTTCGATCATGTCGCTTTTCAGACTTGATGAAATCATCGACCGGATCAACACGATCGAGGCTTTCGCCAAAGCCAATACCCATCTGCGCCATATCCATACCGACATGGGACGGCTGCTTATTTTCATCTTCATCATGATTCTGGCGTGGGGATCTTCCTATCTGTTTTATTACAAGCTCTATGCCTTTCTCAAAAGAGAGATTCAAAAAGAATATCACGAAACCGACGAACTGCTGCTAAGCAACCTGGAGGGCATGCGTCGGCCCTTTTTCATCCTGGTTCTCGCTTTCGGTTTCCGCCTCGGTCTGGAGGTACTTTTCCATCCCGCTCCGATTCCGGAGAAGCTCGCCATCTTCTTCTATGCCATCCTGCTTGGCACGATAGCCTATATCATAATCATCATCATCGACAGCCTCTTTTTCGACTACATGGTTAAAAAGGGCGAACTGCGCAACAAGGAACTCAGGCAGGAACTGATCAATCTCATTCTATCCATCATCAAGGCGTTGATCGTCATTATCGCGGTATCGATGCTTCTGGTGCGGATGGGTGTCAATATCACAGGCCTTGTCGCCTCTCTGGGAATCGGCGGTCTGGCCGTGGCTCTTGCGGCGCAGAACACGCTGAGCAACTTTTTCGGCCTTTTGAAGATCATTTTCGACAACTCCTTCTCCCAGGGAGACTGGATCGAAACAAGCGATGTGGAGGGCACCGTCGTGGAAATCGGCTTTATCAGCACGATGATAAGGACATTCGACAATGCGATGATCACGGTGCCCAATGCGGTGCTGGCCAATTCGCCACTGAAAAACTGGAGCAAAAGAAGCGTGGGGCGGCGCATCAAGATGCACGTGGGAGTGACATATGGCGCCGACAGGCAGAGACTGATGGCGGCGATTAAGGAGATCGAAACCATGCTCAGAGAGCATCCCGGCATCGCATCTCCCCAGAAAGTGGACAGGCAGATGATAAGCCGGCGCTCCAAACGGTCGAGAAAACTCCTTTCGATGGAGGATAAATACGGAATAAAAACGACGCTTCTGGTTTATCTGGACGAGTTCGACGACTACTCGATCAATATTCTGATCTACTGCTTCAGCAAGAGCGTCGTCTGGCAGGAGTGGCTGGAGGTGAAACAGGATGTGCTGCTGAAAATC
- a CDS encoding 3-isopropylmalate dehydratase small subunit, whose protein sequence is MNVITGKVWKFGDNIDTDLIIAARYLNTSDPHELAKHVMEDADPDFVKKMQPGDIIVAGENFGCGSSREHAPIALKAAGVSAVVAKSFARIFYRNAFNMGLPIFELKETDRINEGDLISIEMDKGTIIDMNKGVTYRFQPIPEFMQELLACGGLINYAKAEMLKKEQA, encoded by the coding sequence ATGAACGTAATTACCGGAAAAGTCTGGAAATTCGGGGACAATATCGATACCGATCTCATTATCGCGGCACGCTATCTCAACACATCGGATCCCCACGAGTTGGCGAAGCACGTGATGGAGGATGCCGATCCCGATTTCGTGAAAAAGATGCAGCCGGGCGACATAATCGTCGCCGGAGAGAATTTCGGATGCGGAAGCAGCCGCGAACATGCGCCCATCGCACTCAAGGCGGCAGGCGTTTCGGCTGTGGTGGCGAAGAGTTTCGCGCGTATCTTCTATCGCAACGCCTTCAATATGGGACTGCCCATCTTCGAGCTCAAGGAAACGGACCGGATAAACGAAGGAGATCTGATCTCCATCGAGATGGATAAAGGCACCATCATCGATATGAACAAAGGGGTTACCTACAGGTTCCAACCCATTCCCGAATTTATGCAGGAACTTCTTGCATGCGGCGGCCTGATCAACTACGCCAAGGCCGAAATGCTGAAGAAGGAGCAGGCGTGA
- a CDS encoding tetratricopeptide repeat protein produces the protein MKTLTLAQIYELQGLKEEALEIYKEILKKDPKNGEARAAIHRLSGVHRHFAGVNETMKEFFVSMESDAQFAEFERWLAGI, from the coding sequence GTGAAAACCCTCACGCTGGCGCAGATTTACGAGCTTCAGGGACTCAAAGAGGAGGCACTGGAGATTTACAAGGAAATTTTGAAAAAAGATCCGAAAAACGGTGAAGCGAGAGCGGCCATACACAGACTCTCCGGAGTGCATCGCCATTTTGCCGGTGTGAACGAGACGATGAAAGAGTTTTTCGTCTCCATGGAGAGCGATGCCCAATTCGCCGAATTCGAACGTTGGCTCGCCGGAATTTAA
- a CDS encoding patatin-like phospholipase family protein, whose product MKAALALSGGGIRAVAHLGIVKVLKNNGVEIEAIAGASGGALVGALLCDGKEPEEIVEMIKAVKLWNLFGSRGRGGVFALEGIRRLLEERLSVGRIERLRKRFFVACTDLAGGEIRYFDRGAVGELCIASSSLVPVFSPVRYDGMLLADGGFMDNMPARPLKPLGLPVIGINVNPILPKKPDNVIRTTVRALVLMMAANIEASRRHCHFYVEPAACERINIFDFKKIDEAYDAGIKEGEKVVSKLLDTIGAI is encoded by the coding sequence ATGAAGGCGGCTTTGGCCCTTTCGGGCGGTGGAATCCGTGCCGTCGCCCATCTTGGAATCGTCAAGGTACTGAAAAATAACGGCGTGGAAATCGAGGCGATCGCCGGCGCGAGCGGCGGTGCCCTCGTGGGGGCGCTGCTTTGTGACGGCAAGGAACCCGAAGAGATCGTCGAGATGATCAAGGCCGTCAAACTATGGAATCTCTTCGGCTCAAGAGGCAGGGGCGGTGTTTTCGCACTTGAGGGCATTCGCCGACTCCTGGAGGAGAGGCTTTCGGTCGGGAGGATCGAAAGATTGCGCAAAAGGTTCTTTGTCGCCTGCACCGATCTGGCTGGCGGGGAGATTCGTTATTTCGACCGGGGTGCTGTCGGCGAGCTCTGCATCGCCTCCTCCTCCCTGGTGCCCGTTTTTTCACCTGTCCGTTACGACGGTATGCTGCTGGCTGACGGCGGCTTCATGGACAATATGCCGGCAAGGCCCCTCAAACCCCTGGGTCTGCCGGTCATCGGCATCAATGTCAATCCGATCCTGCCCAAAAAGCCGGACAATGTCATCCGTACGACCGTACGGGCGCTTGTGCTGATGATGGCAGCCAATATAGAAGCTTCCCGCCGCCATTGCCACTTCTATGTCGAACCGGCCGCCTGCGAACGGATCAATATTTTCGACTTCAAAAAAATAGACGAAGCCTACGACGCCGGAATAAAAGAGGGCGAAAAGGTGGTTTCAAAGCTGCTTGATACGATCGGTGCGATATAA